A genomic region of Halomonas aestuarii contains the following coding sequences:
- the fadA gene encoding acetyl-CoA C-acyltransferase FadA codes for MNVNPRDVVVVDCARSAMAKARNGAFRHVRAENLSASVMQALLDRNPGLDPAEVDDVIWGCVNQTLEQGMNIARNAAILTGIPHSVPGQTVNRLCGSSMSALHIAAANIQAGMGDVYLIGGVEHMEHVGMTHGVDVNPAASKHVAKAAMMMGLTAELLGKMHGISREQQDAFGVRSHQRAQAAMENGGFDNEIVGIEGHDARGFRVRVDRDEVIRADASLEKMAELKPAFDPRSGTVTAGTSSALSVGAAGMVVMSGERARALGLEPIARILSTGVAGCDASIMGYGPVPASKKALKAAGLTTEDIQTVELNEAFAAQALPVLKDLGLRDAMEEKVNLHGGAIALGHPLGCSGARISTTLLNVMQERDTTLGLATMCIGMGQGVATVFERLR; via the coding sequence ATGAACGTGAATCCGAGAGACGTGGTGGTGGTCGACTGTGCCCGTTCCGCCATGGCCAAGGCCAGGAACGGAGCCTTCCGGCACGTGCGTGCCGAGAACCTGTCCGCGTCGGTGATGCAGGCGCTTCTCGACCGCAACCCGGGGCTCGACCCGGCCGAGGTCGACGACGTGATCTGGGGCTGCGTCAACCAGACCCTGGAGCAGGGCATGAACATCGCGCGCAACGCGGCGATCCTCACCGGCATCCCGCACAGCGTGCCGGGCCAGACGGTCAATCGCCTGTGCGGGTCCTCCATGAGTGCGCTGCACATCGCCGCGGCCAATATCCAGGCCGGCATGGGCGATGTCTACCTCATCGGCGGCGTCGAGCACATGGAGCATGTCGGCATGACCCATGGCGTCGACGTCAATCCGGCGGCCAGCAAGCACGTGGCCAAGGCGGCCATGATGATGGGCCTGACCGCCGAACTGCTGGGCAAGATGCACGGCATCTCCCGCGAGCAGCAGGATGCCTTCGGCGTGCGGTCACACCAGCGGGCGCAGGCGGCCATGGAGAACGGCGGCTTCGACAACGAGATCGTCGGGATCGAGGGCCACGATGCGCGCGGCTTCAGGGTCCGGGTCGATCGCGATGAGGTGATCCGCGCCGACGCCAGCCTGGAGAAGATGGCCGAACTCAAGCCGGCCTTCGACCCGCGCAGCGGCACGGTCACCGCCGGTACCTCCTCGGCGCTCTCCGTGGGGGCGGCCGGCATGGTGGTGATGAGCGGCGAGCGGGCCCGGGCCCTGGGGCTCGAGCCCATCGCCCGCATCCTCTCCACCGGTGTGGCGGGCTGTGATGCCTCCATCATGGGCTACGGGCCGGTGCCGGCCTCGAAGAAGGCCCTGAAGGCCGCCGGCCTGACCACCGAGGACATCCAGACCGTGGAGCTCAACGAGGCCTTCGCCGCCCAGGCCCTGCCGGTGCTGAAGGACCTTGGCCTGCGCGACGCCATGGAGGAGAAGGTCAACCTCCACGGCGGGGCCATCGCCCTGGGACATCCGCTGGGATGCTCGGGGGCACGCATCAGCACCACCCTGCTCAACGTGATGCAGGAGCGGGATACCACCCTCGGCCTGGCCACCATGTGCATCGGCATGGGGCAGGGCGTGGCCACGGTGTTCGAGCGGCTGAGATAG
- the fadB gene encoding fatty acid oxidation complex subunit alpha FadB — MIYQGNAITVARGLEGGGDDIAILTIDLKDESVNTLSSAVVEELGQAVEAIRSERGLKGLVIGSAKEAFIVGADITEFHGMFERGGEALQGMLERVHGIFNAIEDLPFPTVTAINGLALGGGCELTLTTDFRVMAESAKIGLPETKLGILPGWGGCVRLPRLIGADNAVEWIAGGTENRADAALKVGAVDAVVPAEELEAAALDILNRANGGELDYRARRDEKTSPLKLDAIEQMMAFETAKGYVAGKAGPHYPAPVEAIKVIQKGAGERRDRAQAIEGKAFVKLAMGDVAFNLVGLFMNDQVVKKKGSRYARQARPVNQAAVLGAGIMGGGIAYQSASKGTPILMKDIKDDAIELGLKEARKLFSKQVERGKLTTAQMAEKLTNIRPTLSYGDFGGVDLVVEAVVENPKVKDAVLTEVEGQVTEDTILASNTSTISISRLAENLKRPENFCGMHFFNPVHRMPLVEVIRGEKTGDAAVAATVAYARAMGKTPIVVNDCPGFLVNRVLFPYFGGFSQLVEQGADFQRIDKVMERFGWPMGPAYLLDVVGMDTAVHAGEVMAEGFPERMAGMAGDRGDDNGKSAIQVMFENDRLGQKNAKGFYAYEEDRKGKPQKVRDEAAIALVQGVAKESREFSDEEIIARMMVPLCLETVRCLEDDIVGSPAEADMALIYGIGFPPFRGGALRYIDAMGLSAFVEQADRLAEELGPLYAPTEKLREMAAAGERFYPAGSGD; from the coding sequence ATGATCTATCAAGGCAATGCCATCACGGTGGCGCGTGGTCTCGAGGGCGGGGGCGATGACATCGCCATTCTCACCATCGACCTGAAGGACGAGTCCGTCAACACGCTCTCCAGCGCCGTGGTCGAGGAGCTGGGCCAGGCCGTCGAGGCGATCCGGTCCGAGCGGGGCCTGAAGGGACTGGTGATCGGCAGCGCCAAGGAGGCCTTCATCGTCGGTGCCGACATCACCGAGTTCCACGGCATGTTCGAGCGGGGCGGCGAGGCGCTGCAGGGGATGCTCGAGCGGGTGCACGGCATCTTCAACGCCATCGAGGACCTGCCGTTTCCCACCGTCACCGCCATCAACGGCCTGGCGCTGGGCGGCGGCTGCGAGCTCACCCTGACCACCGACTTCCGCGTCATGGCCGAGTCCGCGAAGATCGGCCTGCCCGAGACCAAGCTCGGCATCCTGCCCGGCTGGGGGGGCTGCGTGCGCCTGCCGCGGCTCATCGGGGCCGACAATGCGGTGGAGTGGATCGCCGGCGGCACCGAGAACCGGGCCGACGCGGCCCTGAAGGTGGGGGCCGTGGATGCGGTGGTGCCCGCGGAGGAACTCGAGGCGGCGGCCCTGGATATCCTGAATCGTGCCAACGGCGGCGAGCTCGACTACCGGGCCCGCCGTGACGAGAAGACCTCGCCGCTCAAGCTGGACGCCATCGAGCAGATGATGGCCTTCGAGACCGCCAAGGGCTATGTGGCCGGCAAGGCGGGTCCGCACTATCCGGCGCCCGTGGAGGCCATCAAGGTCATCCAGAAGGGCGCCGGCGAGCGGCGTGACCGGGCCCAGGCCATCGAGGGCAAGGCCTTCGTCAAGCTGGCCATGGGCGACGTGGCCTTCAACCTGGTCGGGCTGTTCATGAACGACCAGGTGGTCAAGAAGAAGGGCAGCCGCTACGCCCGTCAGGCCCGTCCGGTCAACCAGGCCGCGGTGCTGGGGGCCGGCATCATGGGGGGCGGCATCGCCTACCAGAGCGCCTCCAAGGGCACGCCGATCCTGATGAAGGACATCAAGGACGACGCCATCGAGCTGGGGCTCAAGGAGGCGCGCAAGCTCTTCTCCAAGCAGGTCGAGCGCGGCAAGCTCACCACCGCCCAGATGGCCGAGAAGCTCACCAACATCCGCCCGACCCTCTCCTACGGTGACTTCGGTGGCGTCGACCTGGTGGTCGAGGCCGTGGTCGAGAACCCGAAGGTCAAGGACGCGGTGCTCACCGAGGTGGAGGGGCAGGTGACCGAGGACACCATTCTCGCCTCCAACACCTCGACCATCTCGATCAGTCGCCTGGCCGAAAACCTGAAGCGCCCCGAGAACTTCTGCGGCATGCACTTCTTCAACCCGGTGCACCGCATGCCGCTGGTCGAGGTCATCCGCGGCGAGAAGACCGGTGATGCCGCCGTGGCGGCGACCGTGGCCTATGCCCGCGCCATGGGCAAGACCCCCATCGTGGTCAACGACTGCCCCGGGTTCCTGGTTAACCGGGTGCTCTTTCCCTACTTCGGCGGTTTCAGCCAGCTGGTGGAGCAGGGCGCCGACTTCCAGCGCATCGACAAGGTCATGGAGCGGTTTGGCTGGCCCATGGGGCCCGCCTACCTGCTCGACGTGGTCGGCATGGACACCGCCGTGCACGCCGGCGAGGTGATGGCCGAGGGCTTCCCGGAGCGGATGGCCGGCATGGCCGGTGACCGGGGAGACGACAACGGCAAGAGTGCCATCCAGGTGATGTTCGAGAACGACCGCCTGGGCCAGAAGAACGCCAAGGGCTTCTACGCCTACGAGGAAGACAGGAAGGGCAAGCCGCAGAAGGTGCGCGACGAGGCGGCCATCGCCCTGGTCCAGGGCGTGGCGAAGGAGAGCCGCGAGTTCTCCGACGAGGAGATCATCGCCCGCATGATGGTGCCGCTGTGCCTGGAGACCGTGCGCTGCCTCGAGGACGACATCGTGGGCAGCCCGGCCGAGGCCGACATGGCCCTGATCTACGGCATCGGCTTCCCCCCCTTCCGCGGTGGCGCCCTGCGCTACATCGACGCCATGGGCCTTTCGGCCTTCGTCGAGCAGGCCGATCGCCTGGCCGAGGAGTTGGGGCCGCTCTATGCGCCCACCGAGAAGTTGCGCGAGATGGCCGCCGCCGGCGAGCGCTTCTACCCCGCCGGGTCAGGGGACTGA
- a CDS encoding DUF5924 family protein, which yields MTQAPMNDAPRHPDGPSSDGPSSGEPPMRMPAWQARTERLVERIRPWSWLWPPMALVAGLCSFFLVERQQWLGGLLALGMLMAWILLLSESLIGRMLARRGYPTLPRGVTTFIVQLIHQETLFFTLPFLLATTVWRSGQAIFTLVILAMSLLSILDPLYYRLAGRLRWLYFAFHAQCVLVVVLVTLPTLLHLTTGQSLVLAIAAMLLFSLPSLMQLLRPMTTPRFLALLALLPLLAGGAWMGRAWVPPASLWISGSALSPGFDTEARRPQGSTRLVPTALTGTGLYAYTAIHAPRGLHEEVVHVWRQDGVEVDSIPLEIQGGRAEGYRAWSHKQNFPEDPSGSWRIDVMTDSGQRIGVLRFTVSEDGQAATLADGTIESPSGIPGLDIRRLLPKPESAEPPSSGGAASEPGAETPDGEPGAETPDGEATPAEEAPKAEASATQDTPEQADEATTAPSSSAQK from the coding sequence ATGACTCAAGCGCCCATGAACGACGCCCCACGCCATCCCGATGGCCCCTCCTCCGACGGCCCCTCCTCCGGCGAGCCGCCCATGCGCATGCCTGCCTGGCAGGCACGCACCGAGCGGCTGGTGGAGCGCATCCGGCCCTGGAGCTGGCTGTGGCCGCCGATGGCCCTCGTGGCCGGCCTGTGCAGCTTCTTCCTGGTGGAACGGCAGCAGTGGCTGGGCGGGCTGCTGGCCCTCGGGATGCTGATGGCCTGGATACTGCTGCTGTCCGAGAGCCTGATCGGCCGGATGCTGGCGCGGCGTGGATATCCGACGCTGCCCCGCGGGGTGACCACCTTCATCGTCCAGCTGATCCACCAGGAGACCCTGTTCTTCACCCTGCCCTTCCTGCTCGCCACCACGGTGTGGCGCAGCGGCCAGGCGATCTTCACCCTGGTGATTCTGGCCATGTCCCTGCTGTCGATCCTCGACCCACTCTACTACCGGCTGGCCGGGCGGCTCCGCTGGCTCTACTTCGCCTTCCACGCCCAGTGCGTGCTCGTGGTGGTGCTGGTCACCCTGCCCACCCTGCTGCACCTGACCACTGGCCAGAGCCTGGTGCTGGCCATCGCCGCCATGCTGCTGTTCAGCCTGCCCAGCCTGATGCAACTGCTGCGGCCGATGACCACGCCTCGGTTCCTGGCGCTGCTGGCCCTGCTCCCCCTGCTGGCCGGCGGCGCCTGGATGGGCCGTGCCTGGGTGCCTCCGGCCAGCCTGTGGATTTCGGGCAGCGCGCTCTCGCCGGGTTTCGATACCGAGGCGCGTCGACCGCAGGGCAGCACGCGCCTGGTGCCGACGGCGCTGACCGGCACGGGGCTCTATGCCTACACGGCGATCCATGCCCCGCGCGGCCTGCATGAGGAGGTCGTGCACGTCTGGCGGCAGGATGGAGTGGAGGTCGACAGCATTCCGCTGGAGATCCAGGGCGGGCGAGCGGAGGGCTATCGGGCCTGGAGTCACAAGCAGAACTTCCCCGAGGACCCGAGCGGTTCGTGGCGCATCGACGTGATGACCGACAGCGGGCAGCGCATCGGGGTGCTGCGCTTCACCGTCAGCGAGGATGGCCAGGCGGCCACCCTGGCCGATGGCACGATCGAGTCGCCTTCGGGCATTCCCGGCCTGGACATCCGCCGGCTCCTGCCGAAGCCCGAGTCGGCCGAGCCCCCGTCCTCCGGCGGCGCGGCCAGCGAACCTGGGGCGGAAACGCCCGACGGCGAGCCCGGGGCGGAAACGCCGGACGGCGAGGCAACCCCCGCCGAGGAGGCGCCGAAAGCTGAAGCGAGCGCCACGCAGGACACACCGGAACAGGCCGATGAGGCCACGACAGCCCCGTCCTCCTCGGCGCAGAAATGA
- the slyA gene encoding transcriptional regulator SlyA yields MHQNIGFQISRVPRLWRAVLDRRLAPLGLTQTRWITLYHLWRLGDGQPQCDLAKAIGVEAPSLVRTLDQLSEQGLIERRGCEQDRRTKRIFLTPEATPLLQKIDAVVGQARSEMLAGLEDEDVAQLANLLSRIEENGLSIQAREAQD; encoded by the coding sequence ATGCACCAGAACATCGGCTTCCAGATATCCCGCGTGCCGCGCCTGTGGCGCGCCGTCCTCGACCGCCGCCTGGCCCCCCTGGGCCTGACCCAGACGCGCTGGATCACCCTCTACCACCTGTGGCGACTCGGCGACGGCCAACCCCAGTGCGACCTGGCCAAGGCCATCGGCGTCGAGGCGCCCTCCCTGGTCCGCACCCTGGACCAGCTCTCCGAGCAGGGGCTTATCGAGCGTCGCGGCTGCGAGCAGGATCGCCGCACCAAGCGGATCTTCCTGACTCCCGAGGCCACGCCGCTGCTCCAGAAGATCGATGCGGTGGTCGGCCAGGCCCGTTCCGAGATGCTGGCCGGCCTCGAGGACGAGGACGTGGCGCAACTGGCGAACCTGCTGTCGCGCATCGAGGAGAACGGCCTCAGTATCCAGGCCCGCGAGGCGCAGGACTGA
- a CDS encoding preprotein translocase subunit YajC — MVWLLIIVIVGLVFAPAMWLRPSRGQERMGRLRTAARKADVTVRLETPPLHESGGPMAAYRWSYAQLHPGPDFVLVRDEVASPSLKPLREGWRWRIEPLRPLPDSARARLEEALDGLPEDAVVLESGAQALTLWWEESLEVEELARLMERLSALRDALSGRPDRPGGRQRTPSMPR, encoded by the coding sequence ATGGTCTGGTTACTCATCATCGTCATCGTCGGCCTGGTCTTCGCCCCGGCGATGTGGCTGAGGCCGTCACGCGGCCAGGAGCGAATGGGCAGGCTGCGCACGGCGGCCCGGAAGGCGGACGTGACGGTGAGGCTCGAGACCCCGCCGCTCCATGAATCGGGCGGCCCCATGGCGGCCTATCGCTGGTCCTATGCCCAGCTGCACCCGGGGCCGGACTTCGTCCTGGTACGCGACGAGGTGGCCAGCCCCTCGCTCAAGCCCCTCCGGGAGGGCTGGCGCTGGCGGATCGAGCCCCTGCGTCCTTTGCCGGACTCGGCCCGGGCGCGACTCGAGGAAGCCCTGGACGGGCTCCCCGAGGATGCAGTGGTGCTGGAGTCCGGCGCCCAGGCCCTCACCCTGTGGTGGGAGGAATCCCTGGAGGTCGAGGAGCTGGCCCGGCTAATGGAGCGCCTCTCCGCCCTTCGCGATGCCCTCTCGGGGCGACCCGACCGGCCGGGTGGGCGCCAACGGACGCCCTCGATGCCGCGCTGA
- a CDS encoding universal stress protein: protein MSNEYRHVLVAVDLTKDSHKVLERAMQIADRNKAKLSIMHTLEPLGFAYGGDIPMDLTSIQDQLDEHAKQRLAEIADPHIPQENQHVVVGMPDTEIHRFSEEHDVDLIVVGSHGRHGFALLLGSTSTGVLHGARCDVLAVRVGEKSEE, encoded by the coding sequence ATGAGCAACGAATATCGTCATGTCCTGGTCGCCGTCGACCTGACCAAGGACTCACACAAGGTCCTCGAGCGAGCGATGCAGATCGCCGATCGCAACAAGGCCAAGCTGTCCATCATGCATACCCTGGAACCGCTGGGATTTGCCTACGGCGGTGATATCCCCATGGATCTCACCAGCATCCAGGACCAGCTCGACGAGCACGCCAAGCAGCGCCTCGCCGAGATCGCCGACCCCCATATCCCCCAAGAGAACCAGCACGTGGTGGTCGGCATGCCCGACACCGAGATCCACCGCTTCTCCGAGGAGCACGACGTCGACCTGATCGTGGTCGGCTCCCACGGCCGTCACGGCTTCGCCCTGCTGCTGGGCTCCACCTCCACCGGCGTGCTGCATGGCGCCCGGTGCGACGTGCTCGCCGTGCGGGTGGGCGAAAAGAGCGAGGAGTAG
- a CDS encoding ATP-binding cassette domain-containing protein — MTLLRLEQLQLAYGTHVLLDGADLVLEKGERLALVGRNGTGKSTLLKIVAGEVQADGGSIWRAPGLKIGVLAQELPDASGQTIFDVVAQGLPEAGELLSEYHHLIHEAEPDMDRMARLQTRIEAIDGWSFHQRIDVVLTRLGLPEEAEMADLSGGWRRRVALARALVAEPDLLLLDEPTNHLDLDTIAWLEEQLADFNGAVLFITHDRAFLSKLATAILELDRGRLGRYPGDYAAYQEQKNHELEVEARENAEFDKKLAREEAWIRQGIKARRTRNEGRVRALQQLRHERSERRERQGKASLSVDSGARSGKRVVELQHVTHRFGDEVVIDDLSLEIQRGDRIGFIGRNGAGKTTLLKILLGELAPTEGKVLLGTKLQVAYFDQLRAGLEPEKTVYDNVAQGSDRISVGGRDRHVMSYLQDFLFTPDRVRQPVKALSGGESNRLLLAKLFTQPANVLVLDEPTNDLDVETLELLEELLLDFDGTLLLVSHDRAFMDNVVTSVLAFEGEGRVREYVGGYSDWVRQGGRLPPAPWEGAARQGAEPTAPPASESAGQAKASSGAASASRPVKLSYKLQRELDGLPAEIERLEGEVAAFEAQVGAPSFYQQDAEAVTATLQSLSDTQAELEAAMERWMELEAMAAGE; from the coding sequence GTGACCCTGCTACGTCTGGAACAGCTGCAACTGGCCTACGGTACCCATGTGCTGCTCGACGGCGCCGACCTGGTGCTGGAGAAGGGCGAGCGCCTCGCCCTGGTGGGACGCAACGGCACCGGCAAGTCGACCCTGCTGAAGATCGTGGCGGGGGAGGTCCAGGCCGATGGCGGCAGCATCTGGCGCGCGCCGGGGCTGAAGATCGGCGTGCTCGCCCAGGAACTGCCGGACGCCTCCGGCCAGACGATCTTCGACGTGGTGGCCCAGGGCCTCCCCGAGGCCGGTGAGCTGCTCTCCGAGTACCATCACCTGATCCACGAGGCCGAGCCGGACATGGATCGCATGGCCAGGCTGCAGACCCGCATCGAGGCCATCGACGGCTGGTCGTTCCACCAGCGCATCGACGTCGTCCTGACCCGGCTGGGGCTGCCCGAGGAGGCCGAGATGGCCGACCTCTCCGGTGGCTGGCGCCGGCGCGTGGCGCTGGCGAGGGCACTCGTCGCCGAGCCCGACCTGCTGCTGCTCGACGAGCCCACCAACCACCTGGACCTGGACACCATCGCCTGGCTGGAGGAGCAGCTCGCCGACTTCAACGGCGCCGTGCTGTTCATCACCCACGACCGCGCCTTCCTCTCCAAGCTCGCCACGGCGATCCTCGAGCTCGACCGCGGGCGCCTGGGGCGTTATCCGGGCGACTACGCGGCCTATCAGGAACAGAAGAACCATGAGCTGGAGGTCGAGGCGCGGGAGAACGCCGAGTTCGACAAGAAGCTCGCCCGCGAGGAGGCTTGGATCCGCCAGGGCATCAAGGCGCGGCGGACCCGCAACGAGGGCCGGGTGAGGGCCCTGCAGCAGCTGCGCCATGAGCGCAGCGAGCGCCGCGAGCGCCAGGGCAAGGCCTCGCTGTCCGTGGACAGCGGCGCCCGCAGCGGCAAGCGGGTGGTGGAACTCCAGCACGTCACCCACCGCTTCGGCGACGAGGTGGTGATCGACGACCTCAGCCTGGAGATCCAGCGCGGCGATCGCATCGGCTTCATCGGCCGCAACGGCGCCGGCAAGACCACGCTGCTCAAGATCCTGCTGGGCGAGCTTGCGCCCACCGAGGGCAAGGTGCTGCTGGGGACCAAGCTGCAGGTCGCCTACTTCGACCAGCTGCGCGCCGGCCTGGAGCCCGAGAAGACCGTCTACGACAACGTCGCCCAGGGCAGTGACCGCATCAGCGTGGGCGGGCGTGACCGTCACGTGATGAGCTACCTGCAGGACTTCCTGTTCACCCCGGACCGGGTGCGCCAGCCGGTCAAGGCGCTCTCGGGCGGCGAGTCCAACCGCCTGCTGCTGGCCAAGCTGTTCACCCAGCCGGCCAATGTGCTGGTGCTTGACGAGCCTACCAACGATCTCGACGTCGAGACCCTGGAGCTGCTCGAGGAGCTGCTGCTCGACTTCGACGGCACCCTGCTGCTGGTCTCCCACGACCGGGCCTTCATGGACAACGTGGTGACCAGCGTGCTGGCCTTCGAGGGCGAGGGCCGGGTGCGCGAGTACGTCGGGGGCTACAGCGACTGGGTGCGCCAGGGGGGCAGGCTGCCGCCCGCCCCCTGGGAAGGGGCGGCGCGCCAGGGCGCCGAGCCGACGGCCCCGCCGGCGAGCGAAAGCGCGGGCCAGGCGAAGGCATCGTCCGGCGCCGCCTCCGCGTCGCGGCCGGTCAAGCTCTCCTACAAGCTGCAGCGCGAGCTCGACGGCCTGCCGGCCGAGATCGAGCGACTCGAGGGGGAAGTGGCGGCCTTCGAGGCGCAGGTGGGCGCGCCGTCCTTCTACCAGCAGGATGCCGAGGCCGTCACCGCGACCCTGCAGTCGCTGAGCGACACCCAGGCCGAGCTGGAAGCGGCCATGGAGCGGTGGATGGAGCTGGAGGCCATGGCCGCCGGCGAGTGA
- a CDS encoding TatD family hydrolase, whose protein sequence is MADATPPFDDVLPEALRFRSPAPLVDIGANLTHESFARGLEATIQRARAANVTTLILTGTDREHAEQAVALAQRHPGLYATAGVHPHDASRWEPTLEAAMRELHRQPEVVAVGECGLDFNRNFSTPAEQEHALEAQLGLAAESGKPLFLHERDAGRRMREMLHAWRDDIGDAVIHCFTADRETLFGYRDLDLHIGLTGWLCDERRGHHLRDLVGEIPLDRLMVETDCPYLLPRNLPAKLKGRRHEPALLPWIVREIAHWRGMEEAELARATTATARAFFRLPPGETPHDIDHEES, encoded by the coding sequence GTGGCCGACGCAACGCCCCCCTTCGATGACGTGCTGCCCGAGGCGCTGAGGTTCCGTTCACCGGCCCCGCTGGTCGACATCGGCGCCAACCTGACCCACGAGAGCTTCGCCCGCGGCCTCGAGGCGACGATCCAGCGCGCCCGGGCCGCCAACGTGACCACCCTGATCCTCACCGGCACCGACCGGGAGCACGCCGAGCAGGCGGTGGCCCTGGCGCAACGCCATCCGGGGCTCTACGCCACGGCGGGGGTCCACCCCCACGACGCCAGCCGATGGGAACCGACGCTGGAGGCGGCCATGCGCGAGCTGCATCGCCAGCCCGAGGTGGTGGCGGTGGGCGAGTGCGGCCTGGACTTCAACCGCAACTTCTCCACCCCCGCCGAGCAGGAGCACGCCCTCGAGGCCCAGCTCGGCCTCGCGGCGGAGAGCGGCAAGCCGCTGTTCCTCCACGAGCGGGATGCCGGGCGACGCATGCGGGAGATGCTGCATGCCTGGCGCGACGACATCGGGGACGCCGTGATCCACTGCTTCACCGCCGACCGCGAGACGCTCTTCGGCTACCGGGACCTCGACCTGCACATCGGCCTGACCGGCTGGCTCTGCGACGAGCGCCGCGGCCACCACTTGCGCGACCTGGTGGGCGAGATCCCCCTGGACCGGCTGATGGTGGAGACCGACTGCCCCTACCTGCTGCCGCGCAATTTACCTGCCAAACTCAAGGGCAGACGCCACGAGCCGGCCCTGCTGCCCTGGATCGTGAGAGAGATCGCCCACTGGCGGGGCATGGAGGAGGCCGAGCTGGCCCGCGCCACCACGGCGACCGCCCGCGCCTTCTTCCGCCTGCCGCCTGGCGAGACGCCCCACGACATCGACCACGAGGAATCCTGA